Genomic DNA from Mus musculus strain C57BL/6J chromosome 11, GRCm38.p6 C57BL/6J:
ATCTGGAGATTCTAGAAAAGGCATCGGTCTCTAAGCAGAGCCTATGGGCAGCTGAGATTCTAGTCCCACCCCCTGTGATCTAACAGATGCCCTAGAAACCATGTGGAGTTCTATAGGCACTGGGCATCCCTACATCCCAGTCCCTGACCAGAGGGAACAGGCAGTACAGCATTGGGAAGAATGGATAAACATGGTGAGTGGGGCTAGAAAGGGTGTGGACCAAGATAGGACCACTTGACCCATCTCAAGCAACCAGCCCACCACCATGGTGATGCTAGAAAAATTAAACTTTTCCCAGTCTCCCATCTGTGCTTCTACAATCCTCAGCTTTCTCCTCCCTAAATATTCTTGTCTTCCTCCATCAGTTCTCCTATCTTTGCTTGTTCggacctctctctgtctcctctggcctgcatgctAAGGATCTTTTTCAGAGGGGGGTGGGCAAGACAGGCATGGTAGtactcaggagcagaggcaggtggatctctgtgagtttgaggctagcctggtctacataatgagtttacaggacagccagagctacaaaaaaaaaaaaaaaaaaaaaaaaaacccaaacaattaagaaaattccactcccaaaaacaaaaataaaaacaaaacaaaacaaaacaaaattagagTGGAGGGGGTTTAGATAGGACTCagattgtagcccaggctggcctggaatctaTTACATAGCACAGGATGCTAGCCTGAgctctcagcaatcctcctgctgcaGCCTTTCTTGTGCTGAGTCCATTAGCATGAGCCACCACCTATTTGTGcaatgattgtttgtttgtttttgttttttgagacagggtttttctgtgtagctctggctgtcctggaactcactctgtagaccaggctggccttgaactcagaaatccacctgcctctgcctcctgagtgctggaattaaaggcgtgtgcaaccactgcccagcttctgcaAAGATTCTTAAAGTCCCCTGTCCTGTTGGAGGGAACATGCTACAATACAGACTGCGCATGCGTGGCTCCACATTACTGACAATCCGCTCCAAGCCCTAACCTCCTTTCCAACTCTATTCCCTATTCCACTTCTTCCCCAAAATGTCTCCCAGCACCTCTTTCGGCTGTGTTAGGTTTGGACTTCACTACCAATACTCTTGATCACATTTAGAGACCTTCTCCGAGGCCCGCCCCCTCACCCCTAAGAAAGGTGCCGGAATGAAGCAGCACCATGAAAAGCAAGTTGAACACATGGTACCTAGCGGCCAGTTGGCTGTCTTCTTGCTATGACAAATCCCTGACAGAAGCAGCTTAAAGAAGGAAACAGTTAGTCTGGCTCGCCACCGTTGAGGGTGCAGTCTATTGTGATGGCAAAATCCTGGTGGCAACGCCAGAGGTCATATGGCATCTGCACGCAGGACACAGGGCATCTTGCTTTCTCCTTTGTACTCAGCCCCAGACTCCAGCCCGTGGGATGATGTCATTCATAGTCAcgatgggtcttcccacatcacttAAACCAACCCAGAAACTCCTTCACAAAAACtcttaggggttttttttgtttgtttgtttgttttttgttttttgtttttttttttttggcaattttTAACTattacaatcacacacacacacacacacacacacacacgccttctTGCCCATTACTATTATTCTGCTCAATTCTCAACTTGGGAAACGGATGGATGGGTCTATGGATATTTTCCTGGATCTTTCCAGGGCAAAGCCCAAACCCTCCTCCACCCCCGTGCTCCCTTCTTTGCACTATAAATCTAGCTGTCCCGGGGCTGCTTGTGTGCTAGAGGAATATCTGCTGAGGGAATGATGAATACCTCCCAGGAAGGCCTGCTTATTTTCTGTGTCAGCTGAAGGACTTGCCTCAGGCCCTCATCTATTACAAGAAGTTGCTTGTGAGCTGACAAAAGTGTTGGGTAGAGGGTTGGTGTGGCCGAAACCCACTTGCAATTGGTCAAGTCTGAGATCTGTTTTTGGTTTAGTCAGCTATGCCTGTCCACCCCACCTCCAGTGATACTGGGCTTCCTGCCACCAGGGAAAGCCACACTTAGAAACAAACATACTCAGGAGgctctttgtgagttcgaggccagcctggtctatatagtgagtttcctCTTCAGCTAGAACAACATAGTGAGACtgtattaataattattaataatacacaactaattcatttaaaaaacaacccATAAATGACCACCTATTGAAATGGCAATTGGTTTATTAATGTTGGGTAACCCTCCTCCTTCCGGGTTGGCAATATATGTTCGTTGATTGCTTGCCCAACGCCAAGCAGGAAACTGCTTTACCCACATACTAAAGTCAGCCTCACAGACACTCTTGAGGTAGATGCGACTTTTCCCGCTTCagagacgggggtgggggtgtgggggtggggggggtggcggggggtGGCGCGGGGGAGAATGGAGCTTGATGGAAGCCAGGTGACTTGCTTGGAATCCTTAGCAAGGACGCTCAAGAGGGTGGGAACTCGGCAGCAGTCCGGGAATCTGGGACTCCGAAGCCCTTTCGCAAGTAACAGCCGGCAGGaggcatctccccccccccccccaccgttcCGTCCCGTCCGTCCGTCGtcgtcttcccccccccccccccccgcaagcaGCCAGGGCAGCAGGCTGCATTGACCCTGTCCCCGCCTACAGGCGTGAAGACTCCTTTGTGGAGGAAGGAGGTGGAGGATCCCGAGGCCAGGGAGGAGGATCTGGAGGACGATTCATCGTCGTCCTCGTCTTCGTCGTCGGTGGAAGAGAGGTCAGACCCCGAGAGCGCGACCGAGACGGAGGAGGACTCCCGAGACGCGGAAGAGCGCGAGGCCCGCTCTGTGTCCTACAGTCCGCTGCGCCAGGAGTCCAGCAGCCAGCAGGTGGCGCTGCTGCGACGCTCAGACAGCAGCTTCTGGGGTTGGCTTAGCCCGTTCGCTCTGCTGGGTGGCCTGGCGGCCCCGGCAGACAGGTGAGACGGAAAGAACCTGGGACCGAGCCTTAGGGAGGAGGGTCTCCGGGTTCTGAGCACTCACGTCCCCGGCCCGCAGGAAGCGGGGTGCCCCGGAGGAACCGTGCGTGTTGGAGACGCGGCGGCGGCCACCGCGCCGGGGTGGCTGTGCGCGCTGTGAGATTCTTTTCTGCAAGAAATGCAAGACTCTGCACAGCCACCCGGCCTACGTGGAGCACTGTATTCTTGAGCACCCTGACCTGGGTAAGGCAGAGGCCACCGGCAACTCTGAGCTCATTGACTCCCAGCCTCCGAGCCCGCAATGCTCCAAACTCTTCTATCTCTAGTGAGTTCCACAGAACTGTCCCTTCAAGCCGCCATCCTTAGCGCCTCCTACCGGTGAGAAGGCCCACCGTCGGTTCACGGTTCCATCTGTTGTCTTGCGGAACTATAGAAGAAACTAGGCACTCCTCCCCAGACAGTACCCAGCACCTACAGCCCTCCTGACCCTCACGCCTTCAACACAACCTTGCCTGCATCGTTTTCAGGTCCTCTGGCCTCTCTCCGGCTTACCCTGGAGAAAGATAGCCTCGGGGTGTCCTTAGCCCTCTTAATAAATTGCCTCTTTCCTTCTAATCAGCAATAAAGTCTCCAATCAGAGTCGCTTGAGGTGGAATAGAGTGATAAAGATGagactctcctttctctcccgCTGGGTACAACCCAGACAGCAGTGGGCTAGCAGGGAGGTTCCTCCATGTTTTCCCTGGGACAGGGCAGTACAAAGCACTTGCATCCAAGGGCAGTCAAAGGCCATTCTGTCCACTgcacagagaagaaaggagggcgCGTGGCCAGCAATGCCTCTGGGGAACTTCGGGCTGCTCTCTTGCCGGATTCTCCCCTCCCTGAGAGCTGGCTGTTGGTGGtcattgtgcgtgtgtgtgtgtgtgcactggtaggtggagagggaggagagagggctgGAGATCCAGATGCTAAAATTAATACTGAGACAGGCTGAGACAAAAGGGGAAGGCAGGGGGCTGGTTCCTTCTCCAGGAATCCCAGCTATTCTTGCTAGACTGCATGAGCTTCGGAATGCTGGCTGTGTGGCCTTGGAGAACGGGGCCATTGCGGGCAAACGGGCTTCACGCAGCCTGAAGATCGCAATGGAGGCTACATCTTGAGCGGACCCCCAAGGGCCCTCTTTCATCTTCCTGATGCTCAAGATGTCCAACTTGGAGGCAAATGGGGTGAAAATGTCCTGAATTTTGAAGAGAGGTTCACCCTGTCTCTCCATGATAACCATACACAGCTGGGTTGGATGTAAGTGCATGGTCCTTGTGTCTCCAGCACCCAGTACCCATGTGCTTCTATTGAGAAGGGTAGACAATTCTATCTAGGGAAGTCTGCTGCACCTCTACGTTGACCAGCTGGGGGGTGCTTCTTCATTAGCCCAGACAACAAGTCGGGCTCAGGAGGAACACATTCCCTCCTGCTCTGCATCCTGAACCAAAAGAGAGCCTCTGACAGTGGGGATCCTCGAGGCTTCACTACATCCCAGCTTGCTGAGGGTAGGAGCTGGGGTGAAGTCTCTGATGAAATAGCAGGTGATTCCCCAAGAACTGAGCCTGAAAGGCACTGAAAGGGAGGGTCCTGCAGATACAGTCTCCAACCTCAGCTGAGTTTTGCATCTTCCTGGGACTCAGCACTGTGGGCATGGGACATCTTCACCAGAACCTTCATCTTCACCACcttcccacatacacacactagtgGGAAGGAAAAAGGTCTTTGAGGGAAAAGGCTATGGGAACCCTAGTTCTCTTTCCATCCCGGAGAACAAATGCTGATTGATTTCCTGCTTGGAGTCCTTACTGCTCAAGAGGTTCTTGCAAAGTCCAGGGGCTTCCTAGACAGGACCCacctctcaggaggcagcaaCCACGGTTCATTCAGTGATGGGGAGCCTTCAGAACAGGGCACCTCCTGAGTTGGCATTCCAACAGCCCATCCAGGACAGCTCGGTAGCCCAGCGACCGGAGCTGGTCACCCGCAGTTTGGCTTGATCCAAATGCCAATAGTGGTCATCTCTGAAGAAGATAATGGAGCCATCCGGCCTTGGCAGGGCGCCGCTGACCTCCTCGGGGACACCGGCCCAGTCTCGCAGGCTGCGGGGATAGTAGGGCTCCACTTGCATCCCTCCTTGAGCTAGCACGTAGTAGCGGGAACCCTTGAAGAGGACTAGGCGGCGCAGAGGCGGGAAGAAGAGAGCTGCGTCCGGGTGTCGGGGTAGACCACCTGCCCGGCAGAGCTGTGCGAACCCCCACACGGACTTCGTGCCCTGGAACCTCCAACAACGATTCCCTGTGGGGCATTGAGAACCATAGTGAGCTGGAGGCGTTCACTCATTGGCTCTCCACCCCATCTCTCTCACCCTGGTCCCTACTCCTTTCTATTCGGAGACCTAGACAGTCTCCTTGGAGCCAGTTGTAGTTTATACATCGCTCAGCAGATgtcagcagagagcagagaataCTCAATGAACCCAATCCCGGGCTGGGGAAGGTAGGAGGAGGTTGAGGATGGGGTATGGAATGGAAGATTGGGAAAGCTTGAACTTTTCTTCAGTCTCCAACTACTAATAATTCCCTGAGGGAAAAGGTGTTTGTTCCCggtccttccttctccctgttcCTAGGACACAAGGAACTCAGCGTTGGTTGAAGGAATGGATGCGGCTCATAACAGTACTACCACGTCCAGTCCACCCTTCAGTCGTTGCATGTTATCCGGCTTCCTCATCACACCTGAGTATTACACTCCCTATCCAAGAGTATTACACTCCCTATCACAAGTTCCAAAAGCTAAGTGACATGCCAACCTCACACTGCCAGGGTGCCAGAGTGCCAGGGTGCCAGGGCAGACGCGGCCAGACTTTCTGCTGATGCAGACTGGAGAGCagcagtccccccaccccccgctacAATCTCTACACGGAACACCCTGGACACTGGATGCTCCCCATTCCATCTCTGAAAGGAGTCTTTCTGGGCCACAGGTTTAACTTGAGGTGGCAAGTTCACCAGGGACTCATTGTTGGGGaccttccccctcctttctcctcaggCAGGATACCCACCCACCACGTCTTAATCTTAGCTGACTCAAGGCTGGTACCTTTAAAGAAGTAGAAGTCTCCATCTTCCAAAGACACTGCAGCAGCCTCAATACCAGGTGGCAGTCCTGGCCATCTTTTCTGTAGTGGACGAGGCTCTGAAACATTGCCATCAACTGTGACTTCCCAGAAGTAACTCCCTTTGAAGACATACAGTCGCCATTGCCCATCTATCCCGAGATAAGAGACATGAGGAAAGGCTACTGGCCTCCTGatgatttgggggggggaggggctgccCTAAACCCAGTTTCCCAGACAAGCGGAAGGTAGCATGCAGGGGGCGTGGAGAGGGCGTGGCTGAGGGAAGCGGGAGTTCTTTGCTGGGCCTGAGTGGTTTTAGGATTTCTATATCCTAGATCTCCCCATTCCTCACACCTTGTAATTCAGCTCTGGACCCCTGGagatgtggaggacagaagacagacaCCAGGCATGGCTGGGACCATCTTACCTACAGTGATGGCATCAAAGGAAGAGTGGCAGTATTTAGGACCTCTGGTTTCCGGGCGTCTGCTCTGGGAGTTGTGGGGGTCCCAGGCCTCAAAGTCAGTGAACACCTTTCCGGGGAGTTGGGTGGCTACTGAGCGTCCCAGAGGCTTTCCTTACGATCCAAGAAGGGCGAGAGAGGACATGGGTAGGAGCATATgggaaaggggggtggggtgggggggggtggggtcaaGACCCTTCCTTCTGCTCCGCCTATGATCTGAGACAGGCTGAAGGAAAGAGTAAGGGgtatgtgtagccctggttgttggTTTTATCCAAGTGCGCAACTATCCCCAGAAATCTCTCCCACTCAACAGCCCAGGAAAGAGTGACCTTCTGAGATAATGTGAGAGTGGGAGACCGAAGGGTTTTGAGCTAAGGGCAGAGGTTTGTTCTTATGGATGGCTTGGACCTgatggagagagaaagcaggactcGCGGATATTCAGATTTCAAGGGAGCCTTAGGGGCTTCAGGATAAGGAAGGACCGGGAGCAAGGAACTGaagaggggtggaggtggggatatCCTATTTGAGGAGCCAGAGTCTGAAGACCCCAGAGGCTCACCGTACAGGCTCTGCACCGCCAGCACATCGTCCCAGCTGAGCAAGGCGTCGCGGCCCAGCTTCTTGTAGTAGGGCGCCATAAGCGCCCGTGGCGCGGGCGAGTGCGTGAGACCGAGCGTGTGGCCGATTTCGTGCGCCAGCACCACGAACAAGTTGCGCCCACGGCGGCGGCTCAGAGACCAGCGCTCGTCTCCGTCGAAATGCGCTTCGCCCCGCCGGGGCAGAAAGGCGTGTGCCAGGGCACCCCCTGAGAATAATGTGGAGGGTCCGGGTGAGCCAAGACCCAGAACTCCCTCCCTCAGGCATCAACTCCAACGTTGTGGGTGTGGTCTACTAGTTTCCATCTGGGTTGCGGGCAGGTGAGCAAGTGACTAAACATCAGAGAGAGGAAGTACACGGTAGATTCCGCTAGGGGCCaaactgcttgagttccagtactaGATTTACTTTTTACTGTGTGACGTTGGACAGATAGCTTAACCTCTCTGATAAGATTCCTGATCTGAAGCTGGAccgttggtggcgcacacctttaatcccagcacttgggaggcagaggcaggcggatttctgagttcgaggcttcCTAACCTTGGCACTTGGTGTGTTCTGTTCGGGAATCTGCAGATTTAACAATGTGCTTCTATgtgtggagttcaaggccagcaggggCTACATTGGAGagactctggatttttttttgtttgtttgtttggttggttggttttttaattgttttaagtgTGTCAGATGTGCCATGTGGGGATCAGAGGACAAACTGGGGAACTCAATTCTCATCTTCTACcgtgtggatcccagggatcaaacttaggtctgcaagcttggcagcaaggacAAGCACCTTCACCCATACCCATGAGTCATACCACCACCAGCCTTTATTTGGACAGGGTCTTAttacgctgtgtgtgtgtgtgtgtgtgtgtgtaaatgcatgtATGTTGCATGTATGCTCACGTATGTATGCAAGCCAGAGGCTGATGCTGGGATTCTTGTCTCAGTCACTTTTTTAACTtaatcccccctccctttttttgtttttgtttttgttttgttttggttttttgttttttgtgacagggtttctctgtatagccctggctgtcctggaactcactttgtagaccaggctggcctcgaactaaaaaatccacctgcctctgcctcccgagcactgggattaaaggcgtgagcttttagggcttcttttcttttctttctttttttaaaatcttttgagacaatgtctttaTACAGCTCTGGGTTGCCTGGAGCTCAGAGCTCTTCCagtccctgcctcccaagagctagaaTTAAAGGTAGGGAGGGGTCCCTACATCCTCCCATTAAAATTTCTAATTGAttgtattttgtctgcatatgtgtctgtgtgtaccacGTGTGCCTGTTGCCCTCAGAAGCCAAGAGGGTGTGGGATTACCTGGAACCGGTGttatgattgtgagccactgtgaATGAGCCAAAGTCAGGTTTTTCAAAGAAGCTGCTGGCACTTgtaaacactgagccacctctccagccccttccactATCATATCATTGTTATTATCAATTTCAAGACAGGGGCCTtgcactgaacctgaagcttgccATTCTGTGAGCCCCCAAGGTtttcctgtctccatcccccAGTTGCTGGGGTTACGTGCGTGCTGagaatctgaacccaggtcctcacacttgcacagcaTGGAACCGTCTCCCCAGTTTCATGACCACCGTAATGCCAGGGttccaggtgtgtgccaccacgcctggctgataTATCTAGTTTCCTGTAAACATGTGTCTTCCCCCTGCCAGGACTCCTCTAGGCCTCTCACCCTGCCCATTGTAGTGGTGAGCAGAGACAGTCAGCTCTTCAGTGATTGTCACAGGTATGTCTGGGTCCCCGCAGAAATAACTAGATGTGGCTTCTAGGTCGTGGCCCTCATATACACCTTCAAATGAGGCAGGTGACCCTGACAGAGGTTAGCAAATGGTACTGTGACAATGTTAGCTCATCAAGAGTCCTTTCAGCATCGCCTTCTAGGAGCCCAGGTCGGCAGGGACTGACAAGGGCAGGAGGAACATCAGCTGTGTCCAGCACTGCTCAGCCTGCTCAGCTCTCACCGAGGAGCGCAAATAGCGCATAGCCAGATTCGGAAGGCCAGTGCGGAGCAGAATGGGAGAATGGCTCACACTGCAGAGGAAGCCTTCCGGCTGGGGACAAATGGACCCGGCTGTGGCTATGATCTCTGAAGCACTTCTGTGAATGTAGGGTAAAGGCTCCTGGTTATCAGGGGACAGGGGAGGAAGGGGCTGATGGGGGACTCGGGATATCTTATGAAAGCCGACTCTGGAGAACAGCAGAAGCACAGGCCTGTCTAGAAGCAGGAATTGACAGGATTCCTGAATGTTCTCCAAGAACCCAGCATACTCTAGAGTCAGCAAAGTGCTTTCTACACCAAACCTTATCTGGCTGTCCTTTCAGCCATGAGGTACACCGTGGGCAGGGCCTGTTGTtcttattttacagatgaagtGATAGGTGGTCCTTTTGGAGGAGAACCTGTTTTGGCTGTGCTTTCAAGAATGGAAACTCCACTGCCACCCTCAGGCTGCCTTTCCTAGGCAAGCAACCCCCTTGCTGTGTGGAAGAAGGCTTTGGGACAGCACCTGGGCCATCGAAGGCGTTGGCCAGCCCATCATTGTGGTCTCCTTGGAAGAAGGTGAGGCGGATGTCGGCAGGGCCCGTGGCTGGGGCTTCCCAGAACTCCAGTGCTGACACATTACTCCACAGCTGGAAGGCAGCGCGCACGGCCCCTCGAACAGCTGGCTCGGGCAGGCGCTCAGGCCAGTTCACCAGGCGGTAGGAAAGATGCTGCTTGTACCATTTGTTACCTGCCACCCAGAAAGGCCATGTGAGTCATACGGGCTGCAGAGGCTGGTCCCCACAGGCCCAGTAGGATAGGTTGGCCCTGCCCCAGGGAGACCTTTTATCTGATAGGGAGCACTCAGCTCTTGCCTTGAGCAGCCAGCCTCCCATTTGATAGGCAGAAAGATATGTCACTGCTGAAGGGAGCTCTCGCCCTGGGCAGACCACCCTTCCCCAGGAGCATCTCCAATTTATTGGCCTgggaggtctgctgatagagatgTCGCTTCTTCCAGGAAAAGGCCCCCTTCAAGGATCAGTCTGAACTCCTGGTGTCCGGTCTCACTCTTTTCCACAGCCTAGGCTGAGTCTGAGGAAGCTACACGCCTCTTGCTGACTGACAGTCACTCTGTGAGGCCCAACCTCAGTGTCCGGATGGAGAGACAGTAGGGGTCACTGAGGTCACAGCTGTGCCTGCCTCAGGCGCTCTATCCACCCTCACAGTCTCCTGCCACCTCCCAGAGGCTCCACTCTGGACTTGCCAGAATCTAGGGCCGGCAGCTGGccaacaaccaaaagaaaaaaaaccaacaaaaaacccccaTATATGCAAGTTCCTTGACCTCCTTCCCCGCTTCTCCGGGGACTCTGGAGAGCTCCCGAGTTGAAGACAAATAAGAACAAAGGGTGTGTTTTGTCACAGGCCCAAATAAGTtttccatctcttctttcttaagttgctttccCTTTGGCCCAAGCCTCAGATCCTCCCTGAAGGCTGGGACTCTGGCCTCTGCTGCAGCCCTAGGTCATTCATTTACATTGGACCCATCTGCGTTTGCCGTGCAGCCAGGAGCAGAGTAGCCAGAATGTCTGGCTTCTGGGTTTGTCAGGGATGGCCCCTGGGCCCTAAACCTCAGAGTCTGAAATCCCAAATGGAAGCCTCATCGCTTTCAGGCAAGATTCCTGGGGTCCAGACTTGGATGCCTGTgacccccccgggggggggggagctgccCACAGCTGCAGAGTGAGATAGGAACTGAGTTGGACACCCCCTCCCCGCACCCCTTCCCGGCCCAGTACTCCTACTGTACCACATAGATAAGC
This window encodes:
- the Mmp28 gene encoding matrix metalloproteinase-28 isoform 2 precursor (isoform 2 precursor is encoded by transcript variant 2), translated to MVAGVSLLLRALPLLLWGCQDAQPTQHGLPELRQEAEAFLEKYGYLSEQGSKAPASAQFRNAIREFQWISQLPLSGVLDQATLRQMTRPRCGVADTDSHATWTERISTLLAGHRAKMRRKKRFAKPGNKWYKQHLSYRLVNWPERLPEPAVRGAVRAAFQLWSNVSALEFWEAPATGPADIRLTFFQGDHNDGLANAFDGPGGALAHAFLPRRGEAHFDGDERWSLSRRRGRNLFVVLAHEIGHTLGLTHSPAPRALMAPYYKKLGRDALLSWDDVLAVQSLYGKPLGRSVATQLPGKVFTDFEAWDPHNSQSRRPETRGPKYCHSSFDAITVEPRPLQKRWPGLPPGIEAAAVSLEDGDFYFFKGNRCWRFQGTKSVWGFAQLCRAGGLPRHPDAALFFPPLRRLVLFKGSRYYVLAQGGMQVEPYYPRSLRDWAGVPEEVSGALPRPDGSIIFFRDDHYWHLDQAKLRVTSSGRWATELSWMGCWNANSGGALF
- the 1700020L24Rik gene encoding uncharacterized protein C17orf50 homolog, giving the protein MDKHGVKTPLWRKEVEDPEAREEDLEDDSSSSSSSSSVEERSDPESATETEEDSRDAEEREARSVSYSPLRQESSSQQVALLRRSDSSFWGWLSPFALLGGLAAPADRKRGAPEEPCVLETRRRPPRRGGCARCEILFCKKCKTLHSHPAYVEHCILEHPDLGKAEATGNSELIDSQPPSPQCSKLFYL
- the Mmp28 gene encoding matrix metalloproteinase-28 isoform 3 precursor (isoform 3 precursor is encoded by transcript variant 3), with protein sequence MVAGVSLLLRALPLLLWGCQDAQPTQHGLPELRQEAEAFLEKYGYLSEQGSKAPASAQFRNAIREFQWISQLPLSGVLDQATLRQMTRPRCGVADTDSHATWTERISTLLAGHRAKMRRKKRFAKPGNKWYKQHLSYRLVNWPERLPEPAVRGAVRAAFQLWSNVSALEFWEAPATGPADIRLTFFQGDHNDGLANAFDGPGGALAHAFLPRRGEAHFDGDERWSLSRRRGRNLFVVLAHEIGHTLGLTHSPAPRALMAPYYKKLGRDALLSWDDVLAVQSLYGKPLGRSVATQLPGKVFTDFEAWDPHNSQSRRPETRGPKYCHSSFDAITVDGQWRLYVFKGSYFWEVTVDGNVSEPRPLQKRWPGLPPGIEAAAVSLEDGDFYFFKGNRCWRFQGTKSVWGFAQLCRAGGLPRHPDAALFFPPLRRLVLFKGSRYYVLAQGGMQVEPYYPRSLRDWAGVPEEVSGALPRPDGSIIFFRDDHYWHLDQAKLRVTSSGRWATELSWMGCWNANSGGALF
- the Mmp28 gene encoding matrix metalloproteinase-28 isoform 1 precursor (isoform 1 precursor is encoded by transcript variant 1), coding for MVAGVSLLLRALPLLLWGCQDAQPTQHGLPELRQEAEAFLEKYGYLSEQGSKAPASAQFRNAIREFQWISQLPLSGVLDQATLRQMTRPRCGVADTDSHATWTERISTLLAGHRAKMRRKKRFAKPGNKWYKQHLSYRLVNWPERLPEPAVRGAVRAAFQLWSNVSALEFWEAPATGPADIRLTFFQGDHNDGLANAFDGPGGALAHAFLPRRGEAHFDGDERWSLSRRRGRNLFVVLAHEIGHTLGLTHSPAPRALMAPYYKKLGRDALLSWDDVLAVQSLYGKPLGRSVATQLPGKVFTDFEAWDPHNSQSRRPETRGPKYCHSSFDAITVGSYFWEVTVDGNVSEPRPLQKRWPGLPPGIEAAAVSLEDGDFYFFKGNRCWRFQGTKSVWGFAQLCRAGGLPRHPDAALFFPPLRRLVLFKGSRYYVLAQGGMQVEPYYPRSLRDWAGVPEEVSGALPRPDGSIIFFRDDHYWHLDQAKLRVTSSGRWATELSWMGCWNANSGGALF